Proteins co-encoded in one Amaranthus tricolor cultivar Red isolate AtriRed21 chromosome 7, ASM2621246v1, whole genome shotgun sequence genomic window:
- the LOC130818583 gene encoding zinc finger BED domain-containing protein DAYSLEEPER-like, with amino-acid sequence MAKGMKAKFDKYWENYSMILSMAVILDPRLKLQYVKLCFVQLDGRSAEYKTEKVKESLFKLCEEYSQVDISPLGCTRVGSGNASLAAFSSYENSSSQGRTQLDDYLGEHKLDPLSDLDVLGWWKDNAKRFPQVASMARDLLSIPITTVASESSFSLGSRILTKWRASGECRDFDNNSLEDGVEIPILRDPNKEPQVIGVEESGVEILEDDDF; translated from the exons ATGGCGAAGGGCATGAAGGCTAAATTTGATAAGTATTGGGAAAACTATAGCATGATTCTTTCCATGGCTGTCATTTTAGATCCTCGCTTAAAACTTCAATATGTGAAGTTATGTTTTGTGCAATTAGATGGTAGAAGTGCTGAATATAAGACTGAGAAAGTGAAAGAAAGTCTCTTCAAGCTATGTGAAGAGTATTCACAAGTTGATATTTCTCCCCTTGGTTGTACTAGAGTTGGAAGCGGGAATGCAAGTCTTGCT GCGTTTTCATCTTATGAGAATTCTTCTTCTCAAGGTAGAACACAACTAGATGACTACTTAGGTGAGCATAAATTGGATCCTTTGTCGGATTTGGATGTTCTTGGTTGGTGGAAGGATAATGCTAAAAGGTTTCCACAAGTTGCAAGTATGGCAAGAGATTTGTTAAGTATTCCAATTACTACTGTTGCTTCCGAGTCGAGTTTTAGCTTGGGAAGTAGGATACTAACAAAATGGAGAGCTTCCGGAGAGTGCCGAGACTTTG ATAACAATTCTCTTGAAGACGGTGTTGAAATTCCGATTTTGCGGGATCCAAACAAAGAACCTCAAGTTATCGGCGTAGAAGAAAGCGGAGTTGAAATtcttgaagatgatgatttttag
- the LOC130817907 gene encoding uncharacterized protein LOC130817907 isoform X2, which translates to MDEPSGSGPPTTTITNSEDDEDTILAKSKVLTRKEVLKRRARRLTRLAKCYREHYWSLMEEVRRKHREFYWKYGKSPYIEHNGIVGETEYDIVRNGVLEDSNGDNVDGCNKFGLKFGESFKLCVFSGCKAKAMALTSYCVAHIGMDTKQLLYKRCKSPRTVLRRQLKVRRIAVNFHATNHQVTGSSGIPLCVAIQY; encoded by the exons ATGGATGAACCTTCGGGTTCAGGACCACCAACAACAACAATCACTAACTCAGAAGACGACGAGGACACGATCTTAGCGAAATCAAAGGTCTTAACTCGGAAAGAAGTATTAAAACGTCGAGCGCGTCGACTCACTCGACTCGCCAAGTGTTACCGAGAGCATTACTGGTCTTTAATGGAGGAAGTGAGAAGAAAACATCGCGAATTTTACTGGAAATATGGTAAGAGTCCTTACATAGAACACAATGGCATCGTTGGGGAGACAGAATACGACATTGTTCGGAATGGAGTTCTAGAAGATAGTAATGGTGATAACGTTGATGGATGTAATAAATTCGGGTTAAAGTTTGGTGAAAGTTTCAAATTGTGTGTTTTTTCGGGGTGTAAGGCGAAAGCTATGGCGTTGACGAGCTATTGTGTTGCTCATATTGGGATGGATACCAAGCAATTACTCTATAAACGCTGCAAATCCCCGCGGACAGTTTTAAGAAG ACAACTAAAAGTGCGAAGAATAGCTGTGAATTTTCacg CTACCAATCACCAAGTGACGGGAAGTTCAGGGATCCCCTTATGTGTAGCAATACAGTACTGA
- the LOC130817907 gene encoding uncharacterized protein LOC130817907 isoform X1, with protein sequence MDEPSGSGPPTTTITNSEDDEDTILAKSKVLTRKEVLKRRARRLTRLAKCYREHYWSLMEEVRRKHREFYWKYGKSPYIEHNGIVGETEYDIVRNGVLEDSNGDNVDGCNKFGLKFGESFKLCVFSGCKAKAMALTSYCVAHIGMDTKQLLYKRCKSPRTVLRSYQSPSDGKFRDPLMCSNTVLKSVSPYLCHRHAQDMKKQISLSLKKSGASVSLSTKIASKFHFHHVINEYVNHIQSGRRAAAKDLIGIANGNNSS encoded by the exons ATGGATGAACCTTCGGGTTCAGGACCACCAACAACAACAATCACTAACTCAGAAGACGACGAGGACACGATCTTAGCGAAATCAAAGGTCTTAACTCGGAAAGAAGTATTAAAACGTCGAGCGCGTCGACTCACTCGACTCGCCAAGTGTTACCGAGAGCATTACTGGTCTTTAATGGAGGAAGTGAGAAGAAAACATCGCGAATTTTACTGGAAATATGGTAAGAGTCCTTACATAGAACACAATGGCATCGTTGGGGAGACAGAATACGACATTGTTCGGAATGGAGTTCTAGAAGATAGTAATGGTGATAACGTTGATGGATGTAATAAATTCGGGTTAAAGTTTGGTGAAAGTTTCAAATTGTGTGTTTTTTCGGGGTGTAAGGCGAAAGCTATGGCGTTGACGAGCTATTGTGTTGCTCATATTGGGATGGATACCAAGCAATTACTCTATAAACGCTGCAAATCCCCGCGGACAGTTTTAAGAAG CTACCAATCACCAAGTGACGGGAAGTTCAGGGATCCCCTTATGTGTAGCAATACAGTACTGAAATCCGTCTCTCCCTATCTGTGCCATAGACATGCGCAAGACATGAAGAAACAAATCTCCCTATCTTTGAAAAAGAGTGGTGCTTCAGTTTCCCTATCTACAAAGATTGCTTCGAAGTTCCATTTCCATCATGTGATAAATGAGTATGTTAACCATATTCAATCCGGAAGAAGAGCTGCTGCAAAAGATTTAATTGGTATTGCAAATGGCAATAACAGTTCTTGA